A single Phragmites australis chromosome 4, lpPhrAust1.1, whole genome shotgun sequence DNA region contains:
- the LOC133915425 gene encoding cytochrome b5-like encodes MPTLTKLYSMEEAALHNTPDDCWVVVDGKIYDVTKYLDDHPGGADVLLAVTGKDATEEFDDAGHSKSAKELMQDYFIGELDPPPEIPEMEVFRKEQGMGFASELMDNAMRYWAIPAAAIGISAVVAILYARRK; translated from the exons ATGCCGACGCTGACGAAGCTGTACAGCATGGAGGAGGCCGCCCTCCACAACACCCCTGACGACTGCTGGGTCGTCGTCGACGGCAAG ATTTATGATGTGACCAAGTATTTGGATGACCATCCTGGGGGTGCTGATGTTCTTCTTGCAGTAACTG GTAAGGACGCCACGGAAGAATTTGACGATGCAGGGCACAGCAAGAGTGCCAAGGAGTTAATGCAAGACTACTTCATTGGGGAATTGGACCCACCTCCCGAGATTCCTGAGATGGAGGTTTTCAGGAAGGAGCAGGGCATGGGATTTGCCAGCGAGCTGATGGACAACGCAATGCGGTACTGGGCAATTCCAGCAGCTGCAATTGGGATATCAGCTGTTGTTGCCATATTGTAtgcacgaaggaagtga